In one Alphaproteobacteria bacterium SS10 genomic region, the following are encoded:
- a CDS encoding AAA family ATPase — protein sequence MIIAAVGMPGSGKSVFSEELRRRGLPIVYFGGLVLQEVRDRGLPATPENERAVREELREKHGMDAMAQLALPKLRTHLSTEKGVGIDGLYSFSEYKTLRAEFGEHLVLVGIVAPRSLRHQRLAEREVRPLTFDEARQRDIAEIEKLEKGGPIAIAEHYIHNHGDLDDFISETNTLLDQLLT from the coding sequence ATGATCATCGCAGCTGTAGGCATGCCCGGTTCGGGCAAATCCGTGTTTTCTGAAGAGCTTCGCCGTCGCGGCTTGCCGATCGTCTATTTCGGCGGCTTGGTCCTGCAAGAGGTGCGTGATCGCGGCCTACCCGCAACGCCGGAGAATGAGCGCGCGGTGCGCGAAGAACTGCGGGAAAAGCACGGTATGGATGCCATGGCACAGCTAGCCCTGCCAAAGCTGCGCACTCACCTCTCAACCGAGAAGGGGGTTGGCATTGACGGGCTCTATAGCTTCTCAGAGTACAAAACCCTGCGCGCTGAGTTTGGTGAGCATCTGGTTCTGGTAGGGATCGTGGCACCCCGCAGCCTACGCCACCAACGCCTGGCGGAACGGGAAGTGCGCCCCCTCACCTTTGATGAGGCCCGGCAGCGAGATATTGCCGAGATTGAGAAGCTAGAAAAGGGCGGGCCTATCGCCATCGCTGAACACTACATCCACAACCATGGCGATTTGGATGATTTCATCAGCGAAACCAACACCTTACTCGATCAACTGCTAACCTAA
- the rpsA gene encoding 30S ribosomal protein S1: MAKAAAAAQEEKLSFADMLDESLGDSEGFEGTVIKGVVIALDSDAALIDVGLKSEGRVPLREFAAPGQKADLKVGDTVEVFVERMEDKNGEAMLSREKARREEAWQQLETAFNDNNRVTGTIFGRVKGGFTVDLNGAVAFLPGSQVDIRPVRDVSPLMGTPQPFQILKMDRSRGNIVVSRRAVLEESRAEARSELVSSLKEGQVLQGVVKNITDYGAFVDLGGVDGLLHVTDISWRRINHPSEALQIGQSVEVQVIRFNAETQRISLGMKQLEADPWDGVEAKYPVGAKFSGRVTNITDYGAFVELEAGIEGLVHVSEMSWTKKNVHPGKIVSTSQEVDVAVLDVDPNKRRISLGLKQTMENPWDSFSANFQAGAEIDGDVRNITEFGLFVGLPGDIEGMVHISDLDWERSGEEAIKDYNKGDAIKVKVLEVDTEKERISLGVKQLSDDPFEGAAGSVKKNAVVTCTVTKLEDNGIEVEVSEGVTGFIRKAELSRDRSEQRPDRFAVGEKVDALVTNVDRSGRKITLSIKQREAAEEKQAMAEFGSTDSGASLGDILGAAMAKAEGAGEDDAEQADK; this comes from the coding sequence ATGGCTAAAGCTGCCGCTGCTGCGCAAGAAGAAAAGCTTTCTTTTGCGGATATGCTGGATGAGTCCCTCGGGGATTCTGAAGGTTTTGAGGGTACCGTTATTAAGGGTGTTGTGATCGCCCTGGATAGCGACGCCGCCCTGATCGATGTGGGCTTGAAATCCGAAGGGCGTGTGCCGCTTCGTGAATTCGCTGCACCAGGTCAAAAGGCTGATCTGAAGGTCGGTGACACCGTTGAGGTGTTCGTCGAGCGGATGGAAGACAAGAATGGCGAGGCCATGCTGTCGCGCGAGAAAGCTCGCCGCGAAGAAGCTTGGCAGCAGCTTGAGACTGCCTTCAACGACAACAACCGCGTCACCGGCACCATCTTTGGCCGCGTGAAGGGTGGTTTCACCGTTGATCTGAACGGCGCTGTTGCGTTCCTTCCAGGCAGCCAGGTTGATATCCGCCCAGTGCGCGATGTCTCCCCACTCATGGGTACGCCACAACCATTCCAAATCCTCAAAATGGATCGCAGCCGCGGCAACATCGTTGTCTCACGTCGTGCTGTCCTCGAGGAAAGCCGCGCCGAGGCACGGTCCGAGCTGGTCTCCAGCCTCAAAGAAGGCCAGGTCCTGCAAGGTGTGGTCAAAAACATCACCGATTACGGAGCGTTCGTTGATCTGGGTGGTGTGGACGGCCTGCTGCACGTCACCGATATCTCTTGGCGTCGCATCAACCACCCATCGGAAGCCCTGCAAATCGGCCAGTCGGTTGAAGTTCAGGTCATCCGCTTCAATGCTGAAACCCAGCGTATCTCGCTTGGCATGAAGCAGCTGGAAGCTGATCCATGGGATGGCGTTGAAGCCAAATACCCAGTCGGTGCCAAGTTCTCTGGCCGCGTTACCAACATCACCGACTACGGTGCGTTCGTTGAGCTGGAAGCCGGTATCGAAGGTCTGGTCCACGTCTCTGAGATGTCCTGGACCAAGAAGAACGTCCACCCCGGCAAAATCGTGTCCACCAGCCAGGAAGTCGATGTGGCTGTCCTGGATGTCGACCCGAACAAGCGTCGTATTTCCCTCGGCCTCAAGCAGACCATGGAAAACCCATGGGACAGCTTCTCCGCCAACTTCCAAGCTGGCGCAGAGATCGATGGCGATGTCCGCAACATCACCGAGTTCGGCCTGTTCGTTGGCCTGCCTGGCGATATCGAGGGCATGGTCCACATCTCCGATCTGGACTGGGAGCGGTCCGGTGAAGAAGCGATCAAGGACTACAACAAGGGCGATGCCATTAAGGTTAAAGTCCTTGAGGTCGACACCGAGAAAGAGCGTATCTCCCTCGGCGTGAAACAACTTTCTGACGATCCGTTCGAAGGTGCCGCTGGCTCCGTTAAGAAGAACGCAGTCGTTACCTGTACGGTTACCAAGCTCGAAGACAACGGCATTGAAGTCGAAGTCAGCGAAGGCGTCACCGGCTTCATCCGTAAGGCTGAGCTGTCCCGCGATCGCTCTGAGCAGCGTCCAGACCGCTTCGCCGTTGGCGAGAAGGTCGACGCGTTGGTCACCAATGTTGATCGCAGTGGTCGTAAGATCACCCTGTCGATCAAGCAGCGCGAAGCCGCTGAAGAGAAGCAAGCCATGGCTGAGTTCGGTTCTACCGACAGCGGCGCTTCACTCGGCGACATTCTCGGTGCCGCCATGGCGAAAGCCGAGGGCGCCGGCGAAGACGACGCTGAACAGGCCGACAAGTAA
- a CDS encoding class I SAM-dependent methyltransferase → MLRRVWFRLTRPFRPAPPPPPAAEEAEAEGDGTPARHFVSDYRNYVSHLKSATDEKTAMALAIGGQFEGFGQIQLDLLRMFGLKDGISFVDLACGSGRTASAIAKHHEVEYLGVDVVPDLIAYAAKITPEHFRFVISENFDIDAPDNSVDLISAFSLFTHLQHEETYLYLEEVARVLKPGGRIVFSFLEFSMLSHWNVFTVTKDQAKANTRTHLNVFIERPVLELWAEHLGLTIHQIVPGNEEAIMLSAPAKLDDGTVLKESAAFGQTVCVLEKPA, encoded by the coding sequence ATGCTTCGTCGTGTTTGGTTTCGTTTGACCCGGCCTTTCCGACCCGCCCCACCACCGCCGCCTGCGGCTGAGGAAGCTGAGGCAGAGGGTGATGGCACGCCTGCCCGCCATTTTGTGTCGGACTATCGGAATTACGTAAGCCACCTGAAATCAGCGACCGACGAGAAGACCGCCATGGCGCTCGCTATCGGTGGTCAGTTTGAGGGCTTCGGTCAGATCCAGCTCGACCTGCTGCGGATGTTCGGCCTGAAGGACGGCATCTCGTTTGTTGATCTGGCCTGCGGGTCAGGGCGCACAGCCTCTGCAATCGCAAAGCATCATGAGGTTGAGTATCTCGGCGTTGATGTGGTGCCGGATCTGATCGCCTATGCCGCCAAGATCACGCCTGAGCATTTCCGTTTCGTGATCTCTGAGAATTTTGACATCGATGCACCCGATAACTCGGTCGATCTGATCTCCGCTTTCAGCCTGTTCACCCATTTGCAGCATGAGGAAACCTACCTCTACCTGGAAGAGGTGGCGCGGGTTCTGAAGCCGGGCGGCCGGATTGTTTTCTCATTCTTGGAATTCTCAATGCTGTCGCATTGGAATGTGTTCACCGTCACCAAGGACCAGGCGAAGGCCAACACCCGAACCCACCTCAATGTCTTTATTGAGCGTCCGGTTCTGGAGCTTTGGGCCGAGCATCTGGGGCTGACCATCCATCAGATTGTGCCGGGGAATGAGGAGGCAATCATGCTATCCGCACCCGCCAAACTGGATGATGGCACGGTTCTGAAAGAGAGCGCCGCCTTTGGTCAGACCGTCTGCGTGTTGGAGAAACCGGCTTAA
- the ihfB gene encoding integration host factor subunit beta gives MTKSELILRLAERNPHLFQRDVERLVACVFDEITDALSRGDRVELRGFGAFSVKHREARTGRNPRTGASVDVEAKSVPFFKTGKQLRERLNTD, from the coding sequence ATGACCAAATCCGAACTCATTCTTCGGCTGGCCGAACGCAATCCACATCTGTTCCAACGCGATGTTGAGCGCTTGGTTGCATGCGTTTTCGATGAAATCACCGATGCCCTGTCACGTGGTGACCGGGTTGAACTTCGCGGTTTTGGTGCCTTCTCAGTAAAGCATCGTGAGGCCCGTACCGGCCGTAACCCACGCACCGGCGCCAGCGTCGATGTGGAAGCGAAGTCCGTTCCATTCTTCAAAACCGGTAAGCAGCTGCGCGAGCGTCTGAACACCGATTAA
- a CDS encoding LapA family protein → MTESKKSSFLGRVIGMPVIAICSLVLISFALSNRGPVELSLFPLPGAVAMPMFLPLLVFMLLGAFIGGFVSWRNGAAARKAKRAAERRVRELEDDTKRLNAELAKRPPPPAPQAVLSPPNPLLVQEQPEAKAS, encoded by the coding sequence ATGACCGAGAGTAAGAAAAGCAGCTTCTTAGGGCGCGTTATCGGCATGCCGGTTATCGCGATCTGTTCGCTGGTTCTGATCTCCTTTGCCCTTAGCAACCGAGGGCCAGTTGAGCTGTCGCTGTTCCCGCTGCCGGGTGCGGTGGCAATGCCGATGTTCTTGCCCTTGCTCGTCTTCATGCTTTTGGGCGCCTTCATTGGTGGCTTTGTCTCCTGGCGTAACGGGGCTGCAGCCCGCAAGGCAAAGCGGGCCGCTGAACGCCGGGTGCGTGAGCTGGAAGACGATACCAAACGCTTAAACGCCGAGCTGGCTAAGCGGCCACCGCCACCGGCACCGCAGGCTGTGCTCAGCCCGCCGAACCCACTATTGGTTCAAGAGCAGCCAGAGGCCAAAGCCTCTTAA
- a CDS encoding ornithine cyclodeaminase family protein → MRIISAAEVEAALDYPMLIERLRQAFRSGAEVPLRQHLTIPTHGENDGNLLIMPAWQVGRHIGVKLVSVFPDNASQSLPAVIGSYMLMDAKTGKPKALIDGSALTVKRTACASALASAYLSRSDATRLLMVGTGALAPHLILAHAAVRPINEVLIWGRSQDKAKSLAKKLTRFVGKRGLSIQATDDLEAAVGGAHIVSCATLSAAPLIYGDWLEDGVHVDLVGAFRPNMRESDDRVVERARVFVDTRDGALSEAGDIMQPIESGILSEDDIAGDLFDLTRGDRGGRRFYDQITMFKSVGTALEDLAAAELAFERA, encoded by the coding sequence ATGCGCATTATTTCCGCCGCTGAGGTTGAGGCCGCCCTGGACTACCCCATGCTAATCGAGCGGTTGCGTCAGGCGTTTCGGTCTGGCGCTGAGGTGCCGTTGCGCCAGCATCTAACCATCCCCACCCATGGTGAGAATGACGGCAATCTGCTGATCATGCCAGCCTGGCAGGTTGGGCGGCATATTGGTGTGAAACTCGTCTCAGTCTTTCCTGACAATGCGAGCCAGAGCCTGCCAGCGGTAATCGGCAGCTACATGCTGATGGATGCTAAGACCGGTAAGCCTAAGGCGCTGATTGATGGCTCGGCGTTGACTGTTAAGCGCACCGCCTGTGCCTCTGCCTTGGCATCGGCCTACCTGTCCCGTAGTGACGCAACCCGGCTCTTAATGGTGGGAACGGGCGCACTTGCGCCACATCTGATCCTCGCCCACGCCGCCGTGCGTCCGATTAATGAGGTGCTGATCTGGGGTCGCTCCCAGGATAAGGCGAAGAGCCTAGCAAAGAAGCTAACCCGGTTCGTTGGCAAGCGTGGGCTCAGTATTCAAGCAACCGATGATTTGGAGGCTGCCGTGGGCGGCGCCCATATCGTCTCCTGTGCCACCCTATCCGCCGCGCCGTTGATCTATGGTGATTGGCTGGAAGATGGGGTGCATGTGGATTTGGTAGGCGCGTTCCGGCCGAATATGCGGGAATCTGATGATCGGGTCGTGGAGCGTGCGCGGGTCTTTGTCGACACCCGCGACGGTGCCTTAAGTGAGGCGGGCGACATCATGCAGCCGATAGAGAGTGGTATCCTTAGCGAGGATGATATCGCCGGTGATCTGTTTGACCTGACCCGCGGGGATCGCGGTGGCCGTCGCTTTTACGACCAGATCACCATGTTCAAATCTGTTGGCACGGCGCTGGAAGACTTGGCCGCCGCCGAACTCGCTTTTGAGCGCGCCTAA